One part of the Granulicella arctica genome encodes these proteins:
- a CDS encoding SurA N-terminal domain-containing protein, with protein MKTMTTIKIKQNESSNSRAYRMAILPVALLMMGGCHRGHNADVVATVNGHAIMSADLEKAYKDQLGQQQQQPSQEQADSLRLNLLRGLIDEEMVEQRAAKMNLTATNEEVDAKLAEMKAPYTEEQFNERLKASNHTLEDVKHDLRRSLTDNKLLNKEINSKITVSDADVSNYYNQHKSEFNLPELQYHLAGIRVTTTPAQPGNLQGSKATNDDEAKKKIQALKNRLDSGEDFGSIAMNFSEWPETSSNGGDMGFVSESQMHADPQVYGAVSKLKDGGITEIIPSFDPATKKPVGYSIYKLLSREPAGQRELNDPRVQQAIRQQLHDGRSQLLKNALYEMMRDQAKVENFFAEQIFKNDAH; from the coding sequence ATGAAGACAATGACGACGATCAAGATTAAGCAAAACGAATCGAGCAACTCACGCGCGTATCGCATGGCGATTCTTCCAGTGGCTCTCCTGATGATGGGCGGGTGCCATCGTGGCCACAACGCCGATGTGGTTGCAACCGTGAACGGCCACGCTATCATGAGCGCCGATCTGGAAAAAGCCTACAAGGACCAGCTCGGGCAACAGCAGCAGCAGCCGTCTCAGGAGCAGGCTGACTCGCTGCGGTTGAACCTGCTGCGCGGGCTGATCGACGAAGAGATGGTAGAGCAGCGCGCCGCGAAGATGAACCTGACAGCGACGAATGAAGAGGTCGATGCGAAGCTGGCTGAGATGAAGGCTCCTTACACGGAGGAGCAGTTTAATGAGCGCCTGAAGGCCAGCAACCACACACTCGAGGATGTAAAGCACGACCTGCGGCGTTCGCTTACCGATAATAAGCTGCTGAATAAAGAGATCAACTCTAAGATCACGGTCTCCGATGCGGATGTGAGCAACTACTACAACCAGCACAAGTCCGAGTTCAACCTGCCTGAGTTGCAGTACCATCTTGCCGGAATCCGTGTGACGACTACGCCTGCACAGCCGGGAAATCTGCAGGGAAGCAAGGCGACGAACGATGACGAGGCGAAGAAGAAGATTCAGGCGCTCAAGAACCGGCTCGACAGTGGTGAGGACTTTGGTTCGATCGCGATGAACTTCTCCGAATGGCCGGAGACGTCCTCCAATGGAGGCGATATGGGCTTTGTCTCGGAGTCGCAGATGCATGCCGATCCGCAGGTCTACGGCGCTGTCTCGAAGCTGAAGGATGGTGGGATCACCGAGATCATTCCATCGTTCGATCCGGCGACAAAGAAACCAGTAGGCTACTCGATCTACAAGCTGCTTTCACGCGAACCTGCGGGCCAGCGGGAGTTGAACGATCCTCGTGTGCAGCAGGCGATCCGCCAGCAGCTTCACGATGGGCGCTCGCAGCTCCTGAAAAATGCGCTTTACGAGATGATGCGCGATCAGGCTAAGGTCGAGAACTTCTTCGCGGAACAGATCTTCAAGAACGACGCGCACTAG
- a CDS encoding Gfo/Idh/MocA family protein, which translates to MARPVRFAILGFGLHAVRRLLPAFAKSEHVVLTGMWRRDQAAAVRNCYEHNIAHCFPTREALCASDEVDVVFVTSPDAMHRDDTLLALNHGKAVLCEKPLSMHAHEAEEMVAASDASGLLFGVAQNFRYNRSLEWMREQIATGRIGEPQLASAQFLYPANLAPRTWIADPALACGGPIADVGVHCIDSLRYVLGQDVVSVDTLAHTDDSGSRVETSASLQLAMTGGIAATVSVSARSPYRTFVEVTGSEGILSAESGLTVDRPVDVVLRRGREDVVTKTVDNGDGYTRMLDSFAEAYRGVGSFRATGSDGIHNMRALDAAYKSWRTGMRELL; encoded by the coding sequence ATGGCGCGTCCTGTGCGGTTTGCGATCCTCGGATTCGGTCTTCATGCGGTTCGTCGCCTCCTGCCTGCATTCGCGAAGAGCGAGCATGTTGTGCTGACCGGGATGTGGCGGCGTGACCAGGCTGCTGCCGTGCGGAACTGCTACGAACACAACATCGCCCACTGTTTTCCGACTCGGGAGGCGCTGTGCGCGTCCGATGAGGTCGATGTAGTCTTTGTCACGTCGCCTGATGCGATGCACCGGGACGACACGCTGCTTGCGTTGAATCATGGTAAAGCTGTGCTGTGCGAGAAGCCGCTCTCCATGCACGCGCATGAGGCTGAGGAGATGGTCGCTGCGTCGGATGCGTCGGGCCTGCTCTTCGGGGTAGCGCAGAACTTCCGTTACAACCGGAGCCTTGAGTGGATGCGCGAGCAGATAGCAACGGGCCGTATTGGTGAGCCGCAGCTAGCCAGCGCGCAGTTTCTCTATCCGGCTAACCTCGCGCCGCGCACATGGATCGCTGACCCTGCGCTTGCGTGCGGTGGTCCCATCGCCGATGTGGGGGTTCATTGCATCGACTCGCTGCGCTATGTGTTGGGGCAGGATGTAGTGAGTGTCGACACGCTTGCGCATACGGATGACTCCGGTTCGCGTGTCGAGACCTCTGCCTCGTTGCAACTTGCGATGACGGGTGGCATTGCGGCAACGGTGTCGGTGAGTGCGCGCTCTCCCTATCGCACCTTCGTTGAAGTGACGGGAAGCGAGGGGATTCTGAGCGCGGAGAGCGGCTTGACGGTGGATCGGCCGGTCGATGTGGTGCTGCGTCGTGGTCGTGAGGATGTTGTGACGAAGACAGTGGACAATGGCGACGGCTATACCCGCATGCTCGACAGCTTCGCCGAGGCTTATCGAGGCGTCGGCAGCTTTCGTGCGACGGGGTCGGATGGTATCCACAACATGCGTGCGCTCGATGCTGCCTATAAGAGCTGGCGCACCGGGATGCGCGAGCTCTTGTAG
- a CDS encoding DUF5715 family protein, whose product MTTRRYAPISALLALALLCLMPAALSARPRAVRTKAKAQTARSKAHASPKVHVAEHVRSDRHPATHIAEHPAASKHIRHEAKAIDVRDARSAPTRHKAVVTQQRIAEPEQRHPIPAPLKVAATPAPEANETGVSHPPDFNDDDAPAAIPVPAVSVIRKTTVNPQLPEVQEVASTPEILPTLYNKRGRLIMPPPLKGSHEILLHQNEVADRDGLQRVQDDNDLENMRRQNMLVALPVSSGLQVDERLPVNRRYCRPWTAQFLATMSRAYYERFHTPLQVNSAVRTVEFQQHLIRVNGNAAPAEGDTASPHLTGQAIDLAKHGLSLSQIAWMRGYLLPLIQEGKIDVEEEFQQACFHISVYKKYLPPASVPRRSIASTRRSATGSLAVAIP is encoded by the coding sequence ATGACTACGCGTCGATACGCCCCAATCTCCGCACTCCTTGCGCTTGCACTCCTCTGCCTAATGCCCGCTGCTCTCAGCGCTCGTCCCAGAGCCGTCCGCACAAAGGCCAAGGCCCAGACCGCACGCTCGAAAGCACATGCTTCCCCCAAGGTCCATGTCGCCGAGCACGTCCGCAGTGACCGTCACCCTGCCACGCACATCGCGGAACATCCTGCAGCAAGCAAACACATCAGACACGAAGCGAAGGCCATCGATGTACGAGACGCCCGAAGCGCTCCCACACGACACAAGGCTGTAGTCACTCAGCAACGCATCGCAGAGCCAGAGCAGCGTCACCCAATCCCCGCACCGCTCAAGGTCGCGGCAACACCCGCGCCCGAGGCCAACGAGACCGGCGTCTCGCATCCACCTGACTTCAACGATGACGATGCCCCCGCGGCAATCCCTGTCCCCGCCGTCAGCGTCATCCGCAAGACGACCGTGAATCCTCAGCTCCCTGAAGTTCAGGAGGTAGCCTCTACCCCCGAAATTCTGCCCACGCTCTACAACAAGCGCGGCCGCCTCATCATGCCACCACCACTCAAGGGCTCGCATGAGATTCTGCTCCATCAAAACGAGGTCGCCGACCGTGATGGCCTTCAGCGCGTGCAGGACGACAACGACCTCGAAAACATGCGCCGTCAAAATATGCTGGTGGCATTGCCCGTCAGCAGCGGACTACAGGTGGACGAGCGGCTCCCCGTCAACCGCCGCTACTGCCGTCCCTGGACTGCGCAGTTTCTCGCAACGATGTCCCGTGCCTACTACGAGCGCTTTCACACGCCGCTCCAGGTCAATTCGGCAGTCCGCACCGTAGAGTTCCAGCAACACCTGATACGGGTTAACGGAAACGCCGCTCCAGCAGAGGGCGATACGGCATCGCCGCACCTCACCGGCCAGGCAATCGACCTCGCCAAGCATGGCCTCTCCCTCAGCCAGATCGCCTGGATGCGCGGCTATCTACTGCCGCTCATACAAGAAGGCAAGATCGATGTGGAGGAGGAGTTCCAGCAGGCTTGCTTCCACATCAGCGTCTACAAAAAATACCTGCCGCCTGCGTCTGTTCCCCGACGCAGCATTGCTTCCACGCGAAGGAGTGCTACCGGCTCGCTCGCAGTTGCCATCCCGTAG
- a CDS encoding c-type cytochrome domain-containing protein, whose amino-acid sequence MKRLLAGCFLSMAVLISWSLRSVRAQDNPGTVEFYTSKVQPVLESNCYRCHGGMNRRGGLSLQTKAGMLKGGHDGTVLVPGHPEQSLLVKLIRHEGPANDPMPMPPRKPKLSDADIALVEQWVKAGAIMPDTPTGK is encoded by the coding sequence ATGAAGCGGTTGCTGGCGGGGTGTTTTCTGTCGATGGCGGTTCTGATTTCGTGGTCGCTGCGGTCGGTTCGAGCGCAGGACAATCCTGGTACGGTCGAGTTTTATACGTCGAAGGTACAACCGGTGCTGGAATCGAACTGCTATCGGTGCCATGGGGGCATGAATCGGCGCGGCGGGCTGAGTCTTCAGACTAAGGCTGGAATGCTGAAGGGCGGGCACGATGGCACGGTGCTGGTGCCGGGGCATCCGGAGCAGAGTCTGCTGGTGAAGCTGATTCGTCATGAAGGGCCGGCTAATGACCCGATGCCGATGCCTCCCAGAAAGCCGAAGCTCTCCGACGCGGACATAGCCCTGGTGGAGCAGTGGGTGAAGGCTGGGGCGATTATGCCGGATACGCCTACGGGGAAGTGA
- a CDS encoding YMGG-like glycine zipper-containing protein encodes MLKNTFLRRATLLIPLFVTTTLTPAFSQDYHDNHQRNQYYNGVRDGGRGGNYDRGRRDHYDDRYYQQPNQGGIGPGKGALIGAGGGAVLGALFGGGLKGAVIGGAAGAGVGALVGKAHQDNQRREYY; translated from the coding sequence ATGCTCAAAAACACCTTCCTCCGAAGAGCTACGCTACTCATCCCCCTATTCGTCACCACCACCCTAACCCCAGCGTTTTCACAGGATTACCACGACAACCACCAGCGCAACCAGTACTACAATGGCGTCCGCGACGGCGGACGAGGCGGCAACTACGACCGCGGCCGCCGCGATCACTACGACGACCGTTACTACCAGCAGCCGAACCAGGGAGGCATCGGCCCCGGCAAAGGAGCCCTCATCGGAGCCGGCGGCGGAGCCGTTTTAGGCGCACTCTTCGGCGGCGGCCTCAAGGGTGCCGTCATCGGCGGAGCCGCCGGTGCAGGCGTCGGAGCCCTCGTCGGCAAGGCCCACCAGGACAACCAGCGTCGCGAATACTACTAA
- a CDS encoding PEGA domain-containing protein, with protein MVSAFGNSSFGQDATPNSAPVVTPVAAPITASAATTVASPNTLLDGTAIKLRLAENLSSATAKTGQTVSFEVTEDVMVQGVVVLPKGAQALATVTEAATKKSMGRGGKLNVNVDSARLADGEKVQLRAVQDNKGGGHTGAMTGAMVATAIVFFPAAPLFLFIHGKDITIPKGTEVTAFVEGDTKLDMAKFAPVAAGSTVVAAAPATASGVTIEASVPNCDIEVDGSFMGSTPSTLNLAPGKHEVVVKKTGYKDWMRSMMVGSGAIRLSAEMVAVM; from the coding sequence TTGGTTTCTGCGTTCGGAAATAGTTCTTTTGGACAAGATGCGACTCCGAACAGTGCGCCGGTAGTTACTCCGGTTGCGGCTCCAATCACTGCGTCAGCGGCAACAACTGTTGCCTCGCCGAATACGCTGCTCGATGGAACGGCGATCAAGCTGCGGCTTGCCGAAAATCTGTCTTCTGCCACTGCGAAGACGGGCCAAACTGTGTCGTTTGAAGTGACCGAGGATGTCATGGTGCAGGGGGTGGTTGTGCTGCCGAAGGGCGCGCAGGCTCTCGCAACAGTGACCGAGGCGGCTACGAAGAAGAGCATGGGGCGTGGAGGAAAGCTGAACGTCAATGTGGATTCGGCGCGGCTGGCCGATGGCGAGAAGGTTCAGTTGCGGGCGGTGCAGGACAACAAGGGTGGCGGTCATACGGGGGCGATGACGGGCGCGATGGTTGCGACGGCGATCGTGTTCTTCCCGGCGGCTCCGCTGTTTCTGTTCATTCATGGCAAGGACATCACGATCCCGAAGGGGACGGAGGTGACGGCCTTTGTGGAGGGTGACACGAAGCTGGACATGGCGAAGTTCGCGCCTGTGGCGGCGGGGAGCACTGTGGTTGCAGCTGCTCCGGCTACTGCCTCAGGAGTGACGATAGAGGCAAGTGTGCCGAACTGCGATATCGAGGTGGATGGGAGCTTTATGGGGAGTACGCCGTCCACGCTGAACCTTGCGCCGGGGAAGCATGAGGTTGTGGTGAAGAAGACCGGATACAAGGATTGGATGCGAAGCATGATGGTGGGAAGTGGGGCTATTCGGCTTAGTGCGGAGATGGTGGCAGTGATGTAG
- the gyrA gene encoding DNA gyrase subunit A, translating into MADDLFPQDPQNPSPQDAASNAPPPAGSPPDTPTTPQGRGALNMLSINIEDEMRRSYLDYSMSVIIGRALPDVRDGLKPVHRRILYGMQEMGLQFNKKYTKSAKVVGHVMGNYHPHGDSAIYDTMVRLAQPFSLRYPMVDGQGNFGSVDGDPPAAMRYTESRLTRIAGEMLSDIDSDTVDFVPNYDESTLEPAVLPSRIPNLIVNGSSGIAVGMATNIPPHNLTEIVNAAISLISKSPQDTTSDLALVLQHVQGPDFPTGGYLFGRTNIPQSYKTGRGRFIMRAKCAIENISGGRQAIIVTEIPYQVNKAKLIERIAELVNEGIITDIARDEFRDESDRDGMRIVIGLKRGAEHQIVLNQLHKHTQMQESFSMIFLAVHNGQPKELPLDQAIRAFLDHRIEVVRRRTAFLLSKARDREHILLGYQIALDHLDNVIKIIRQSGSRPEARERLYNYFSGKSINLRGTELAGVTLDPGKYNVDLTFSTTGTLILSYRQIDAILELQLYRLTQLSIDELLNELKAVRDNIAEYESILASAPKLRRVIVQELEDVKAKYGDARRTIILDETAELGLEDLIADEQVAVTVSNTGYLKRTPISTYRQQRRGGTGRIGMKTRDEDFVAQLIVNSTHAYLLCFTNTGRVYWLKVYEVPDVGTVGKGKAMASLIDLQPGEKVVTILPVRDLTEADKYVLFATRNGTVKKTPLKDFSNVMSRGIISINIDKDDELITARITDGQQIIFLATHDGMAIRFNEQDLRPMGRPATGNRGITLKKGDYVIGAAVTPSNEARNKTRLELAASKGLTDLVEAAIDEATISTTAQPLELAEPGELAAPAISEEATAKLEKLDKQLGLTPCLILSVSENGYGKRTDVDQYRLQSRGGKGVINMKTTPKIGKVSGIQLVDDTTEMMVISQFGKIIRIDTKSVRAAGRSTMGVRLLDLEDQDKVAAAVVIPPEEAKTLPEEGTLLQ; encoded by the coding sequence ATGGCTGACGATCTCTTTCCGCAAGACCCGCAAAACCCCTCCCCGCAAGACGCCGCCTCCAACGCCCCACCACCGGCAGGCAGCCCTCCCGACACCCCGACCACCCCCCAGGGTCGCGGCGCGCTCAATATGTTGTCCATCAATATAGAGGACGAGATGCGCCGGTCGTATCTCGACTACTCCATGTCCGTCATCATCGGGCGTGCGCTCCCCGATGTCCGTGACGGCCTCAAGCCCGTGCACCGCCGCATCCTCTACGGCATGCAGGAGATGGGCCTCCAGTTCAACAAGAAGTACACCAAGTCCGCCAAGGTCGTCGGCCACGTCATGGGCAACTACCATCCCCACGGCGACTCCGCCATCTACGACACCATGGTCCGCCTGGCCCAGCCCTTCTCGCTCCGCTACCCCATGGTCGACGGCCAGGGCAACTTCGGCTCCGTCGACGGCGACCCACCCGCCGCCATGCGTTACACCGAGTCCCGTCTCACCCGCATCGCAGGCGAGATGCTCTCCGACATCGACTCAGACACAGTCGACTTCGTCCCCAACTACGACGAGTCCACCCTCGAGCCCGCTGTCCTCCCCTCGCGCATCCCGAACCTCATCGTCAACGGCAGCTCCGGCATCGCCGTCGGCATGGCGACCAACATCCCGCCCCACAACCTCACCGAGATCGTCAACGCCGCCATCTCGCTTATCTCGAAGTCCCCGCAAGACACCACCTCGGACCTCGCCCTCGTCCTCCAGCACGTCCAGGGCCCCGACTTCCCCACCGGCGGCTACCTCTTCGGCCGCACCAATATCCCGCAGTCTTATAAGACCGGCCGTGGCCGCTTCATCATGCGCGCCAAGTGCGCCATCGAAAACATCTCCGGCGGACGCCAGGCCATCATCGTCACCGAGATCCCCTACCAGGTCAACAAGGCCAAGCTCATCGAGCGCATCGCCGAGCTCGTCAACGAGGGCATCATCACCGACATCGCCCGCGACGAGTTCCGCGACGAGTCCGACCGTGACGGCATGCGCATCGTCATCGGCCTCAAGCGCGGCGCCGAGCACCAGATCGTCCTCAACCAGCTCCACAAGCACACCCAGATGCAGGAGAGCTTCTCCATGATCTTCCTGGCCGTCCACAACGGTCAGCCCAAGGAGCTCCCGCTCGACCAGGCCATCCGCGCCTTCCTCGACCACCGCATCGAAGTCGTCCGCCGCCGCACCGCCTTCCTCCTCAGCAAGGCCCGCGACCGCGAACACATCCTCCTCGGCTACCAGATCGCGCTCGATCACCTCGACAACGTCATCAAGATCATCCGCCAGTCCGGCAGCCGTCCCGAGGCCCGCGAGCGCCTCTACAACTACTTCTCCGGCAAATCGATCAACCTCCGCGGCACCGAGCTCGCCGGCGTCACCCTCGACCCCGGCAAGTACAACGTCGATCTGACCTTCTCCACCACCGGCACGCTCATCCTCAGCTACCGCCAGATCGACGCCATCCTCGAGCTGCAGCTCTACCGCCTCACCCAGCTCTCCATCGACGAGCTCCTCAACGAGCTCAAGGCCGTCCGCGACAACATCGCCGAGTACGAGTCCATCCTCGCCTCCGCTCCCAAGCTCCGCCGTGTCATCGTCCAGGAACTTGAGGATGTGAAGGCCAAGTACGGCGACGCACGCCGCACCATCATCCTCGACGAGACCGCCGAGCTCGGCCTCGAAGACCTCATCGCCGACGAGCAGGTCGCCGTCACCGTCTCCAACACCGGCTACCTCAAGCGCACCCCCATCTCCACCTACCGCCAGCAGCGACGCGGCGGCACCGGGCGCATCGGCATGAAGACCCGCGACGAAGACTTCGTCGCCCAGCTCATCGTCAACTCGACCCACGCCTACCTGCTCTGCTTCACCAACACCGGCCGCGTCTACTGGCTCAAGGTCTACGAGGTCCCCGACGTAGGCACCGTCGGCAAGGGCAAGGCCATGGCCTCGCTCATCGACCTCCAGCCCGGCGAGAAGGTCGTCACCATCCTCCCCGTCCGCGACCTCACCGAAGCCGACAAGTACGTCCTCTTCGCCACCCGCAACGGCACCGTCAAGAAGACCCCCCTCAAGGACTTCTCCAACGTCATGTCCCGCGGCATCATCTCCATCAACATCGACAAGGACGACGAGCTCATCACCGCCCGCATCACCGACGGCCAGCAGATCATCTTCCTCGCCACCCACGACGGCATGGCCATCCGCTTCAACGAGCAGGACCTCCGCCCCATGGGCCGCCCCGCCACCGGCAACCGCGGCATCACCCTCAAAAAGGGCGACTACGTCATCGGAGCAGCCGTCACCCCCTCTAACGAGGCCCGCAACAAGACCCGCCTCGAACTAGCCGCCTCCAAGGGCCTCACCGACCTCGTCGAAGCAGCCATCGACGAAGCGACCATCTCCACCACAGCTCAACCCCTCGAGCTGGCCGAGCCCGGCGAACTAGCCGCCCCCGCCATCTCCGAAGAGGCCACCGCAAAGCTCGAGAAACTCGACAAACAGCTCGGCCTCACCCCCTGCCTCATCCTCTCCGTCAGCGAGAACGGCTACGGCAAGCGCACCGACGTCGATCAGTACCGCCTCCAGTCCCGCGGCGGCAAGGGCGTCATCAACATGAAGACCACCCCGAAGATCGGCAAGGTCAGCGGCATCCAGCTCGTGGACGACACAACAGAGATGATGGTCATCAGCCAGTTCGGCAAGATCATCCGCATCGACACCAAGAGCGTCCGCGCCGCCGGCCGCAGCACCATGGGCGTCCGACTCCTCGACCTCGAAGACCAGGACAAAGTAGCAGCAGCCGTAGTCATCCCCCCCGAAGAAGCCAAAACCCTCCCCGAAGAGGGAACACTACTGCAGTAA